ATGTTGACGTGCGGTTTTGTGCGCTCAAACTTTGCTTTTGCCATCTGTAAATCCTCCTCGAATGTTCAAGTACATAATCGTTCCATATATCGCGAATCTGATATAGCAGCGTTGTGGAGCCCAAGAGCGGATTCGAACCGCCGACCTCGTCCTTACCAAGGACGTACTCTAACCTACTGAGCTACTTGGGCCCAAAAACAAAACAGACAAGGTATATACCAGGGAGTTTCCCGCTGTCAATCCTTTTTTGGAACCTGCGCAGCCTTTCATACCCCGCCCCGTTCAGGCTGGTGCAACACGGTCTGCACTGTTATCCAACAACTTGCCCAAAGTGTCAACTAAATTACCTGAAATAAAGGGCCACCTTGTGCCGCCAGCTCTTCAACCCGTCTGGTCACAGCAGGGTCTTCCTCCAGGCCAGGCGCATGTCCCGCCTTGGTACGCGCGTCAATAATCAATGGGCCGGTGCATCCCCAGTGCTTGCTCTCAGTAAAGGCGCCCACTCCATAGATATCCGTGGCCGGATTTGAGCGGGTAAAGGTAACCCAGAGGAAATTCTCTTCGGTACGGGCGGCAAACTCACTGTCATCAACCACGACAACCATGGCGCAGGCTTCGGGCAGCGGGTGCTCCCGCAGCACGCGGCAGAGCTCCTTGATATCAGGATCACCTCCCTGCTTCTTTCGAGCAGCGCAGGCAGGCCCACTGATCACGAGAATGCCTGGCATGGCCACGGTAGGGCGCCTGAACCCTGCCGGAAGCTCCATCTGGGCGGGCAGCGTGCCCTCAAGGCTGCGCCGTGGCGCTCCGGCAGCCGCGATAACCACCTTTGAACCGCGATTGAGTCCGTGACCGGTATAGTCGAGGGTATCTATAGTCGTCATGGTCTGGAAGTGCACGTCCCGACGCCAGTCAACGCGCTCCAGGACATGGGTGAAGTACTCGCGGATATTGTGGGTATCAAGGTCGGCATTATCCTCGCGGGCAGCGATAAACAGAAACTTCGCCAGCGACAGCTGGCCATGGCCGAGAATGGCATTAGCCTGCGTGAGCAGCTCCTGGGGTTCACTCAGGGGATTATAGGGAGTATAGCGCTCGCTGCCTATGGCCAGCAGCAGCGGATGTACTCCCGCCGCGTCAACGGCATGGACCTCGCAGATACCCGGGAGCACCGTCGGGATCAACTCACCGGTGAGTTCGTGGATAAAGGTACCAAAGGAGGTGTCCTCCTGGGGAGGGCGCCCCACCGTCGTAAAGGGCCAGATGGCATCGCGACGACAGAAGATCTCCTTGATATCAAGAACCGGAAAGTCGTGCACAAGGCTGTAGTAGCCCAGGTGGTCGCCAAAGGGGCCTTCGGGCTTTACCTTGGCCGGATCAATGGTCCCTCGGATCACAAAATCCGCCTGGGCGGGAAAGGGCAGGCCTCCAGCCCGTGTAACCATTGGTACGCGGTGGCCACCGAGCAGCCCGGCAAAGGAGAGTTCCGGCATACCTTCCGGAAGAGGCATAACCGCAGCCATGGTCATGGAAGGCGCTCCCCCCACGAATATATTGACCGGCAGAGGCACACCCCGCTCTACGGCTTCACGGTGGTGCACTCCGATACCGCGGTGTATCTGGTAGTGCACTCCCATTTCACGATCGGGGGAATACTCATTGCCGGAGATCTGCACCCGGTACATCCCCAGGTTGCCACCCCGCAGGCCAGGGCTCTGCAGGCTCTCCGAGTAGACCTGGGGCAGCGTGATAAACGCTCCGCCATCACGGGGCCAGGAAACCAGCTGCGGCAGCTCGGAAGAGGAAATGATGCAATCAAGCACCGGCCCCCCGGATACACGGCGGGGCAGAAGATGCAGCGCCCCCATGGGCGCGCCACGAAATTTCAGCGGATGCCGCAGAGCCTCCATGGGGTGAAGCTTCAACCGCACCAGGCTCTCTATGACATCCAGCGTATCCCGAAAAATCCAGCGGGTACGCTCCAGGGTACCAAAGAGGTTGCCCAGCAGGGGAAACGCCGTCTCCTTTACATTGGTGAAAAGCAAGGCCGGACCGCCAGCGGCATAGACCCGACGCTGCACAGCACCAACCTCCATATTCAGGCTGAGAGGCTCATCAATGCGAATCAGCATTCCATGGCGTTCCAGATCCGCCACACACGACTGGAGATTTTTATACCCCATGGCTCATCCACCGGAGCCCATCAGGAGCACTTGCTGTAGCCACAGCTGTGGCAGGTTTCGCAGCCCTCTTCAAAGGCCAGCATGCCGCCGCAATCGGCGCACTTGCTGTGGAAACCATTCTGGGTTCCCGCCATAAACGACTTCAGCAGCTTGCCCAGCTGAGCAGGCAGATCCAGCATATGACCGCTGGAGCGGTCCAGCTGCTTGATGATCTCTTCCATGGGAATGTTGTAGCGCAGCGCCAGGGAGACCAGGCGGCAGGTGGTGGTCCACATGGTGGACTTGTCCTTGAGGTCAATGCGATTCTCAAAGGGGAACTTGGCGAAGACCTCCATGGGCTTCTCGTTCTCATCGAAGCATATAATAATGTAGACATTATTATGGTCGGGGTCCTTGAGGCGGTAGCGCTTGGCGCTCAGTTCATCAGGCAGGCCCTGCTTGCCGATAAGGCCCTGGGAGTTGACCATGGCCTCCTTCTGGGACGCCTCCGAAGCGGACTTCGTATTGAGCACCTGCCCATCGCGCGAGCCATCACGATACACCGTCAGGCCCTTACAGCCCATTTCATAGCCCATGAGGTACGCCAGGCGCACATCTTCCTTGGTGGCCGTGTTGGGCATATTGATGGTCTTGCTGATGGAGCTGTCCACTCCGCTCTGCTGCAGGATTCCCTGCATCTGAATGTGATCGGAAGGCGTGATATCCTGGGCCGTGCAGAAGATCTCCTGCCACTTCACCGGAATCTCTTCATGCCCCACCACGGTGCCACTGTCGGCCACGCGGGCCATGAGCTCGGTGGAGTAGAAGCCCTCCGCGCGGGCAATTTCCTCAAAATGCTTGTTGACCATCAACAGCTTGTCGCCATCCATAACGTGCTTGACCATGACAATGGAGAAGTAAGGCTCGCAGCCACTGGCGCAGTCAGCGATCATGGAAACCGTTCCCGTAGGCTGAATGGACGTAAGGGCGGCATTGCGTCGGGGCGTATAGGTATTGATTGCCGGGTCGAATGCCGGAAAGGGCCCCTTGACCTTGGCCAGCTCAATGGAAGTCTCCTCGGAGATGGTGCGAATATACTTCATCACCTCGGCGCACAGCTTGCGCCCTTCATTGGAAGCATAGGAAAGCCCCATCTGAATCAGCATATCGTGCATGCCCATGATACCCAGGCCGATCTTGCGGGTCTTCATGGTCATCTCTTTGATCTCGGGAATCGGGAAGACATTGCAGTCAATCACATTATCCAGGAAGCGCGTCGCCAGACGGGTTGTCCTGGCCAGGCGATCGTAGTCAACACGGCCACCCTCCACGAAGTTCCCCAGGTTGATGGAGCCCAGGTTACAGCTCTCATAGGGCAGCAGCCACTGCTCGCCACAGGGGTTGGTGGCCTCAAACTCGCCCAGCTGGGGAGTCGGGTTGGCACGGTTGGCCGCATCGATGAAGAGTACCCCCGGCTCACCATTGTGCCAGGCCAGGTCTACAATCTTGTCGAAGACCGTGCGGGCATTGAGGGAACTGACGATCTCCTTGGTGACCGGATCAACCAGCGCGTACTCCCGCTCGTCATAGAGGGCCTGCATGAACTCATCAGTAATGGCCACACTGAAATTGAAGTTATTAAAGCGCGTCTGATCTTCCTTGGCGCAGATAAAATCCATGATATCGGGATGGTCAACGCGCATGACCCCCATGTTGGCACCACGGCGCTTGCCACCCTGCTTGATGGTTTCCGTCGCCACGTCAAACACCGCCGCGAAGCTCAGGGGACCGCTGGCCACACCCTGGGTGGAGCTGACTGTGGCGTTCCTGGGGCGCAGACGCGAGAAGGAGTAGCCAGTGCCACCACCGGTTTTGTGCACGAGAGCGCCGTTCTTGACCGCCGTAAAAATCCCCTCCATGGAATCTTCCACAGGCAGAACAAAGCAGGCCGAGAGCTGGCCAATGCCGGTTCCGGCATTCATCAGGCACGGAGAGTTGGGCAGAAAATCCAGACTGTATATAAGGGAGAAGAAATGATCGCGAACTTCCTCGTAATCATCCAGTTCGCGATCAGGCAGCGCTACCGCGTTGGCCACCCGGCGGCAGAGTTTTTCCCAGTTTTCCACGGGATGACCCTGGGCATCCTTGAGGTAATAGCGTCGCTGCAGAACTGTTTCCGCCGTCTCCGTCAGTGATACTTTCCGCGTCTCTACCGTCATGACTTCTCTCCTCCGTGGTGAATTCCCTGCCCAGTAGCAGAAGATAAGGTAAATAAAGGGGCAAGCCCATCGGCCTGCCCCTTGTTCCCTCAAAGGAAGGAAATACTATCATCTTGCCTGCTACCGGACAACCAAAAAAAACGCCACATTCCGTGGCCAAGAATCCATGGGGATTTGCGAAGAACGGAAGTATAACCCATTGAAATACTGGCAGTTATGGAGAGTTGAAAGTCTCAGGCGCGTCTCAAAATCACACCACATTACCACTACAACAGACAATCGCCCTGCGATATTCCTTTGCGGGCCATGGAGTTGTCGATGGCGTCAAGCACCCGCTGTTTTTTTTCAATCCAGGCTGGAGCCACCAGTTGCTCCCGCGACGAAGCATCACCCGTCAGACGGTGGAGAATGCAGCCCGAAGGCAGAGCACCGATAGCCTGCGCAACCGCATCGGCATACTCCTCAAGAGTCGGCAAGAGAAAAGGATGCTGACGATACATACGGGCCAGCTCCGTACCCTCCATAATATGCAGCATGTGGATCTTGATTCCGTCGATGCCCAGCTCTCCCAGCCGCCTCACCCCCTCGACACTCTCCAGCAGGCTCTCCGTGGGCAGGCCGAAGATCACATGAGCACACACCTTGATTCCCCGCCGGCGGGTCGCCTCGATAGCCCGCAGAGCCGTATCCACATCGTGGCCCCGGCGAATAAACTCCAGGGACTCCTCCTTCAGGCTCTGCACCCCGTACTCCACCCACAGCTCGCAGCCCCGGCGCTGGTAGGACTCCAGCAGATCAAGGCGCTCATGGTCCATGCAGTCGGGACGGGTACCGATGGACAGGCCGATGAAGTCCTCGCTCAGAGACAGCACCCGGTCATAGAGCAGGCGCAGCTCATCCACCGGCGCGTGAGTATTGGAATAAGCCTGAAAGTAGGCCAGGAATTTGCGCGCCTTGTGGCGGCGACGCAGAGAGGCAATGGACCGCTGCACCTGTTCGGTGATGGAATCATGCTCGGCAGCAATGGCCGCCGCACTGCCGGAAGGGGAACAGTAGACACAGCCGCCCTGCTGACGACTTTTGCGATTGGGACAGGAAAAACCCGCATCCACCGGCACCTTGTAGACCCTGGTGCCGAAGTGGAAACGGAAGTATTCATTCAGGCCAATGTAGCGCTTGCCCTCTATGCGCCACATGGACGGGGCAGACGCACGGGAATGCCACGGCGATCAAGATACTCCTTGGCCTCGCCGATGGTGTACATGCCGAAGTGGAAGATGGAAGCCGCCAGGGCCGCATCGGCCTTGCCCTCCACAAAACCATCATAGATATGCTCCAGGTTACCCACGCCACCACTGGCAATGACGGGAATGCCCACCGCCGTGGAAACCGCCCGGGTAAACTCCAGGTCGTAGCCATTCTTGGTGCCGTCACAGTCCATGCTGGTCAGCAGAATCTCGCCGCAACCGTAGGATTCCATGCGCTGACACCACTCCACCGCGTCGATACCCGTGGCATTGCGCCCACCGTGGGTAAAAATCTCCCAGTGGTCTCCCACCCGCTTGCCATCGACAGCCACCACAATACACTGACTGCCGAAACGCTCACTGGCAGCGCGCACGAATTCGGGATTTTTCACCGCCGCCGTGTTGATACTCACCTTGTCGGCACCGGCGTTGAGCAGCTGGCGGATATCCTCCAGCTCCCGCACGCCACCACCCACCGTCAAAGGGATGAAGACCTGATCCGCCGTGCGGCGCACCACATCCAGCAGAATGCCACGGGCATCGCTGGAAGCCGTGATATCGAGAAACGTCACCTCATCAGCCCCCGCCAGATCGTAGCGACGGGCCACCTCCACCGGATCACCGGCATCCACCAGGTTGACGAAGTTTATACCCTTGACCACCCGCCCCTTGTCCACATCGAGGCAGGGGATGATTCGTTTGGTTAACATGGAGTTCCTTTCAACGGAGCGTTGAGCTTTTATAATGAGATATTTCACTCTTCAAAAAGTACTTTGCACCTTTTGACCCGCCAAAAGGTGCGCAAAAGCGGCCCCCGGTGAGCGCAGCGAACGGGCGAGAGGTTTCTTCCACTCTTCTGAATTTGTGTTCATTCGTGTTTATTCGCGGTCAACAGACCCTTTTCTCCCTGCTTTTTCTTGGTGCCTTGGTGGGCTTGGCGTGAGAATACTCTTCTCTTCCCTGAATCTTCAGCCCTTATCTCCCCAGCGACTTGGCAATCTCGGCTTCGGGGTGTTCGTAGGCGATCAGCTCGCCCTGGAAGTACTTCTCATAGGAGGCGATGTCAAAGTGTCCATGGCCGCTGAGGTTGAAGAGGATGGTTTTCGAGGTGCCTTCTTCTTTGGCTTTGAGGGCCTGGACGATGGCGGCTTTGATGGCGTGGCTGGATTCGGGGGCGGGCAGGATGCCTTCGGTGCGCACGAACATGGCGGCGGCTTCAAAGCACTCCAGCTGGTTATAGGCTTCGGCTTTCATGTAGCCTTCGTGGTAGAGCTGGCTGACCAGGGGGCTCATGCCGTGGTAGCGCAGTCCTCCGGCGTGGATGCCGGCGGGCATGAATTTGGAGCCGAGGGTGTACATTTTCAGCTGGGGGGTGAGCTGGGCCACATCGCCAAAGTCGTAGGTGTAGGTGCCTTTGGTCAGGGTGGGGCAGGCGGTGGGTTCAACGGCGATGATTTCGGTTTTCCTGGCGCTGAGCATATTCTCGCGGATATAGGGGAAGGCGATGCCCGCCAGGTTGGAGCCACCACCGGCACAGCCAATGACGATGTCAGGGTAGTCGCCGGCTTTTTCCATCTGCTTGATGGACTCTTCGCCCACGATGGTCTGGTGCAGGGCCACGTGGTTGAGCACGCTGCCGAGGCAGTAACGGGTGTCCTCGCGGGAGAGGGTGTCTTCCAGGGCTTCGGAGATGGCGCCTCCCAGGCTGCCGTTGGAGTCGGGGTCTTCTGCCAGCATGGCCCGGCCACAGGCGGTGGTGGTTGAGGGCGAGGGGATCACCTTGCCGCCCCACATTTCCATCATGGCCTTGCGGTAGGGTTTCTGCTCATAGCTGACTTTCACCATGTAAATGATGGACTCCAGGCCGAAGCGCTGGGTGGCAAAGGCGATGGAGGTGCCCCACTGGCCCGCTCCGGTTTCGGTGGCGATGCGCTTGATGCCGTTGAGCTTATTGTAATAGACCTGGGGAATGGCGGTATTGGGTTTATGGGAGCCGGCTGGCGATACGCCTTCGTATTTGTAGTAAATTTTGGCGGGGGTATCCAGCAGTTTTTCCAGCTCGGTGGCACGGATCAGGGGTGCTGGACGCCAGATGCGGTAGGTGTCGAAGACTTCTTCAGGAATCTCAATGTACGCGCCGCCTTGCCCCATTTCCTGCTCCAGCAGCTGGGGGGCAAAAATCCGTGCCAGTTTTTCGGGAGCCGCTGGCTGACCGGTGGAGGGGTCCATGGGAGGTGCCGGCTGATTGGGCATGTGGGCAATGATGTTGTACCAATGGCGGGGCATTTCCGATTCGCTGAGCAGTATCTTCTTTTCCATACGCGGCTTCTCCTTGACAGTATCTTCATCCGGTCTTTTGAACGCGGGCATTATCATTATATATTTCCCATAATTTGACAAGCCGAGATTGGCCTGCAGCAGGGGACCCAAAGCCGGTACCTGCTCATCCGCTGGCTTATTTTATGCCGTACTGCTTGATTTTCTTGTGCAGGTGGACCCGGTCGATTTCCATCAGTTCCGCTGCCTTGGTGACGTTGCCTTCACACTCGCGCAGTTTCGCGGCGATAAAGAGTTTCTCGAAATCCTCCCTGGCCTGGCGGAAGTTGTCGATCCCTTCGACGGCTCCGGTCAGGCTGCCCGCAGAGCGATCGCCTTCGGTCTGCCGATACTCTTCGGGCAGGTCGCCAATGTCGATGGTGCTGTCCTGAACCATGATGACCAGGCGTTCCACCAGGTTCTTGAGCTCGCGCACGTTGCCGGGCCAGGGGTAGCGCAGCAGCACTTCGATGGCCTGGGAACTTACGGTTTTGCGTGGCACTCCTTCGTCGGCACAGATGACTTCCAGGAAGTGGTTGAGCAGAAACTCTATGTCCTCAT
This portion of the Desulfurispirillum indicum S5 genome encodes:
- a CDS encoding UbiD family decarboxylase; this encodes MGYKNLQSCVADLERHGMLIRIDEPLSLNMEVGAVQRRVYAAGGPALLFTNVKETAFPLLGNLFGTLERTRWIFRDTLDVIESLVRLKLHPMEALRHPLKFRGAPMGALHLLPRRVSGGPVLDCIISSSELPQLVSWPRDGGAFITLPQVYSESLQSPGLRGGNLGMYRVQISGNEYSPDREMGVHYQIHRGIGVHHREAVERGVPLPVNIFVGGAPSMTMAAVMPLPEGMPELSFAGLLGGHRVPMVTRAGGLPFPAQADFVIRGTIDPAKVKPEGPFGDHLGYYSLVHDFPVLDIKEIFCRRDAIWPFTTVGRPPQEDTSFGTFIHELTGELIPTVLPGICEVHAVDAAGVHPLLLAIGSERYTPYNPLSEPQELLTQANAILGHGQLSLAKFLFIAAREDNADLDTHNIREYFTHVLERVDWRRDVHFQTMTTIDTLDYTGHGLNRGSKVVIAAAGAPRRSLEGTLPAQMELPAGFRRPTVAMPGILVISGPACAARKKQGGDPDIKELCRVLREHPLPEACAMVVVVDDSEFAARTEENFLWVTFTRSNPATDIYGVGAFTESKHWGCTGPLIIDARTKAGHAPGLEEDPAVTRRVEELAAQGGPLFQVI
- a CDS encoding adenosylcobalamin-dependent ribonucleoside-diphosphate reductase; the encoded protein is MTVETRKVSLTETAETVLQRRYYLKDAQGHPVENWEKLCRRVANAVALPDRELDDYEEVRDHFFSLIYSLDFLPNSPCLMNAGTGIGQLSACFVLPVEDSMEGIFTAVKNGALVHKTGGGTGYSFSRLRPRNATVSSTQGVASGPLSFAAVFDVATETIKQGGKRRGANMGVMRVDHPDIMDFICAKEDQTRFNNFNFSVAITDEFMQALYDEREYALVDPVTKEIVSSLNARTVFDKIVDLAWHNGEPGVLFIDAANRANPTPQLGEFEATNPCGEQWLLPYESCNLGSINLGNFVEGGRVDYDRLARTTRLATRFLDNVIDCNVFPIPEIKEMTMKTRKIGLGIMGMHDMLIQMGLSYASNEGRKLCAEVMKYIRTISEETSIELAKVKGPFPAFDPAINTYTPRRNAALTSIQPTGTVSMIADCASGCEPYFSIVMVKHVMDGDKLLMVNKHFEEIARAEGFYSTELMARVADSGTVVGHEEIPVKWQEIFCTAQDITPSDHIQMQGILQQSGVDSSISKTINMPNTATKEDVRLAYLMGYEMGCKGLTVYRDGSRDGQVLNTKSASEASQKEAMVNSQGLIGKQGLPDELSAKRYRLKDPDHNNVYIIICFDENEKPMEVFAKFPFENRIDLKDKSTMWTTTCRLVSLALRYNIPMEEIIKQLDRSSGHMLDLPAQLGKLLKSFMAGTQNGFHSKCADCGGMLAFEEGCETCHSCGYSKCS
- a CDS encoding TIGR01212 family radical SAM protein (This family includes YhcC from E. coli K-12, an uncharacterized radical SAM protein.), whose translation is MWRIEGKRYIGLNEYFRFHFGTRVYKVPVDAGFSCPNRKSRQQGGCVYCSPSGSAAAIAAEHDSITEQVQRSIASLRRRHKARKFLAYFQAYSNTHAPVDELRLLYDRVLSLSEDFIGLSIGTRPDCMDHERLDLLESYQRRGCELWVEYGVQSLKEESLEFIRRGHDVDTALRAIEATRRRGIKVCAHVIFGLPTESLLESVEGVRRLGELGIDGIKIHMLHIMEGTELARMYRQHPFLLPTLEEYADAVAQAIGALPSGCILHRLTGDASSREQLVAPAWIEKKQRVLDAIDNSMARKGISQGDCLL
- the hisF gene encoding imidazole glycerol phosphate synthase subunit HisF; the encoded protein is MLTKRIIPCLDVDKGRVVKGINFVNLVDAGDPVEVARRYDLAGADEVTFLDITASSDARGILLDVVRRTADQVFIPLTVGGGVRELEDIRQLLNAGADKVSINTAAVKNPEFVRAASERFGSQCIVVAVDGKRVGDHWEIFTHGGRNATGIDAVEWCQRMESYGCGEILLTSMDCDGTKNGYDLEFTRAVSTAVGIPVIASGGVGNLEHIYDGFVEGKADAALAASIFHFGMYTIGEAKEYLDRRGIPVRLPRPCGA
- a CDS encoding TrpB-like pyridoxal phosphate-dependent enzyme; translation: MEKKILLSESEMPRHWYNIIAHMPNQPAPPMDPSTGQPAAPEKLARIFAPQLLEQEMGQGGAYIEIPEEVFDTYRIWRPAPLIRATELEKLLDTPAKIYYKYEGVSPAGSHKPNTAIPQVYYNKLNGIKRIATETGAGQWGTSIAFATQRFGLESIIYMVKVSYEQKPYRKAMMEMWGGKVIPSPSTTTACGRAMLAEDPDSNGSLGGAISEALEDTLSREDTRYCLGSVLNHVALHQTIVGEESIKQMEKAGDYPDIVIGCAGGGSNLAGIAFPYIRENMLSARKTEIIAVEPTACPTLTKGTYTYDFGDVAQLTPQLKMYTLGSKFMPAGIHAGGLRYHGMSPLVSQLYHEGYMKAEAYNQLECFEAAAMFVRTEGILPAPESSHAIKAAIVQALKAKEEGTSKTILFNLSGHGHFDIASYEKYFQGELIAYEHPEAEIAKSLGR